Proteins encoded together in one Ipomoea triloba cultivar NCNSP0323 chromosome 4, ASM357664v1 window:
- the LOC116017556 gene encoding heavy metal-associated isoprenylated plant protein 36-like, with translation MATELEKPRITEVQVRMDCNGCVQKIKKALHGINGIYEVYIDFPDQKITIVGRADPEKIVKAIKKSRKSAVICCHTEQQPNHLMRRQPKPKILLRWPLKTNQQQMRRNTHLKCKQQTKPQSQRRIIIMLKR, from the exons ATGGCTACAGAATTGGAG AAGCCTAGAATCACAGAGGTACAGGTGAGGATGGATTGTAATGGGTGTGTACAGAAAATCAAGAAGGCCTTACATGGAATAAATG GGATCTATGAAGTGTACATTGATTTTCCTGATCAAAAGATTACAATAGTTGGAAGGGCAGATCCTGAGAAGATAGTAAAGGCCATTAAGAAGAGTAGAAAGAGTGCTGTGATTTGTTGTCATACTGAACAACAACCCAACCACCTGATGAGGAGACAGCCAAAGCCAAAGATCCTCCTCCGGTGGCCCCTGAAAACCAACCAACAGCAGATGAGGAGAAACACTCACCTGAAATGCAAACAGCAGACCAAACCTCAAAGCCAAAGGaggataataataatgttgaagaGGTAG